Proteins from a genomic interval of Haemorhous mexicanus isolate bHaeMex1 chromosome Z, bHaeMex1.pri, whole genome shotgun sequence:
- the PIP5K1B gene encoding phosphatidylinositol 4-phosphate 5-kinase type-1 beta isoform X2, protein METLLLESQMKRKHIKSEGSNLTPAHHYPDFRFKTYAPLAFRYFRELFGIKPDDYLYSICSEPLIELSNPGASGSLFFVTSGDEFIIKTVQHKEAEFLQKLLPGYYMNLNQNPRTLLPKFYGLYCVQSGGTNIRIVVMNNVLPRALKMHFTYDLKGSTYKRRASRKEREKSNPTFKDLDFLQDMHEGLYFDSETHSALMKTLQRDCRVLESFKIMDYSLLLGIHILNSNMKEREGECSQSASDAKRHGGQKVLYSTAMESIQGPGKSGDSVTTEKTNTMGGIPAKSHKGEKLLLFMGIIDILQSYRLMKKLEHSWKALVYDGDTVSVHRPSFYADRFLKFMNARVFKKVQALKPSPSKKRCNSITALKAASQEIVCAVSQEWKDEKHGILAEGQSYASLDEEVLGSHHRPDLVPSTPSLFEAASLATTLSSSSLNADDRCQRDQSTLSSSSKGLPSSSTFTLGDSAIYLTSEQSTLEMENDNASVLDVYL, encoded by the exons tgaagGGAGCAATCTTACCCCTGCTCATCATTACCCTGACTTCAGATTTAAGACATATGCACCTCTTGCCTTCCGCTATTTCAGAGAACTTTTTGGTATCAAGCCTGATGACTATTTG TACTCAATCTGCAGTGAACCTTTAATTGAATTATCCAACCCAGGTGCCAGTGGGTCTTTATTTTTTGTAACTAGTGGTGACGAATTCATCATCAAAACAGTTCAACACAAAGAGGCTGAGTTTCTTCAGAAGCTCTTGCCAGGTTATTATATG AATCTGAACCAGAATCCAAGGACTCTTCTTCCCAAATTTTATGGGCTGTACTGCGTTCAGTCAGGAGGCACTAATATTAGAATTGTTGTCATGAACAATGTTTTGCCACGAGCCTTGAAAATGCATTTCACATACGACTTGAAAGGCTCCACATACAAACGCAGAGCATcaagaaaagagagggagaagtcCAACCCTACATTCAAAGACCTGGATTTCCTGCAAGATATGCATGAAGGGTTGTATTTTGACTCTGAAACACACAGTGCACTCATGAAAACACTACAACGGGATTGTCGA GTTCTAGAAAGCTTTAAGATCATGGATTACAGTCTGCTTCTGGGGATCCACATATTGAACAGTAAcatgaaggaaagagaaggagagtGTTCTCAGAGTGCATCAGATGCAAAACGCCATGGAGGGCAGAAAGTTCTCTATTCCACAGCCATGGAGTCTATACAGGGCCCTGGGAAGTCTGGAGACTCCGTCACCACCGAGAAAACAAACAC AATGGGAGGTATTCCAGCAAAAAGCCATAAAGgtgaaaagctgcttttatttatgGGAATTATTGATATTCTCCAGTCTTACAG GTTAATGAAGAAGCTGGAACATTCTTGGAAAGCTCTTGTTTATGATGGG GATACTGTTTCAGTTCACCGACCAAGTTTTTATGCAGacagatttttaaagtttatgaATGCAAGAGTTTTCAAAAAAGTTCAAG CTTTAAAGCCTTCGCCTTCAAAGAAACGGTGTAATTCCATCACAGCCCTAAAGGCAGCATCACAAGAAATAGTGTGTGCAGTTAGCCAGGAGTGGAAGGATGAAAAGCATGGCATTCTTGCTGAAGGACAAAGTTATGCCAGCCTTGATGAAGAAG TACTGGGTTCACACCACCGGCCAGATCTAGTGCCAAGCACTCCGTCTCTCTTTGAAGCAGCTTCCTTGGCAACCAcactttcctcttcttccttgaATGCAGATGATCGCTGTCAACGTGATCAATCTACACTCTCTTCGAGCAG TAAAGGGTTACCTTCAAGTTCAACATTCACTTTGGGAGACAGTGCCATCTATTTGACTTCAGAACAGAGCACattggaaatggaaaatgatAATGCTTCAGTTTTGGATGTCTACTTA
- the PIP5K1B gene encoding phosphatidylinositol 4-phosphate 5-kinase type-1 beta isoform X3 has protein sequence MQDFYVVESVFLPSEGSNLTPAHHYPDFRFKTYAPLAFRYFRELFGIKPDDYLYSICSEPLIELSNPGASGSLFFVTSGDEFIIKTVQHKEAEFLQKLLPGYYMNLNQNPRTLLPKFYGLYCVQSGGTNIRIVVMNNVLPRALKMHFTYDLKGSTYKRRASRKEREKSNPTFKDLDFLQDMHEGLYFDSETHSALMKTLQRDCRVLESFKIMDYSLLLGIHILNSNMKEREGECSQSASDAKRHGGQKVLYSTAMESIQGPGKSGDSVTTEKTNTMGGIPAKSHKGEKLLLFMGIIDILQSYRLMKKLEHSWKALVYDGDTVSVHRPSFYADRFLKFMNARVFKKVQALKPSPSKKRCNSITALKAASQEIVCAVSQEWKDEKHGILAEGQSYASLDEEVLGSHHRPDLVPSTPSLFEAASLATTLSSSSLNADDRCQRDQSTLSSSSKGLPSSSTFTLGDSAIYLTSEQSTLEMENDNASVLDVYL, from the exons tgaagGGAGCAATCTTACCCCTGCTCATCATTACCCTGACTTCAGATTTAAGACATATGCACCTCTTGCCTTCCGCTATTTCAGAGAACTTTTTGGTATCAAGCCTGATGACTATTTG TACTCAATCTGCAGTGAACCTTTAATTGAATTATCCAACCCAGGTGCCAGTGGGTCTTTATTTTTTGTAACTAGTGGTGACGAATTCATCATCAAAACAGTTCAACACAAAGAGGCTGAGTTTCTTCAGAAGCTCTTGCCAGGTTATTATATG AATCTGAACCAGAATCCAAGGACTCTTCTTCCCAAATTTTATGGGCTGTACTGCGTTCAGTCAGGAGGCACTAATATTAGAATTGTTGTCATGAACAATGTTTTGCCACGAGCCTTGAAAATGCATTTCACATACGACTTGAAAGGCTCCACATACAAACGCAGAGCATcaagaaaagagagggagaagtcCAACCCTACATTCAAAGACCTGGATTTCCTGCAAGATATGCATGAAGGGTTGTATTTTGACTCTGAAACACACAGTGCACTCATGAAAACACTACAACGGGATTGTCGA GTTCTAGAAAGCTTTAAGATCATGGATTACAGTCTGCTTCTGGGGATCCACATATTGAACAGTAAcatgaaggaaagagaaggagagtGTTCTCAGAGTGCATCAGATGCAAAACGCCATGGAGGGCAGAAAGTTCTCTATTCCACAGCCATGGAGTCTATACAGGGCCCTGGGAAGTCTGGAGACTCCGTCACCACCGAGAAAACAAACAC AATGGGAGGTATTCCAGCAAAAAGCCATAAAGgtgaaaagctgcttttatttatgGGAATTATTGATATTCTCCAGTCTTACAG GTTAATGAAGAAGCTGGAACATTCTTGGAAAGCTCTTGTTTATGATGGG GATACTGTTTCAGTTCACCGACCAAGTTTTTATGCAGacagatttttaaagtttatgaATGCAAGAGTTTTCAAAAAAGTTCAAG CTTTAAAGCCTTCGCCTTCAAAGAAACGGTGTAATTCCATCACAGCCCTAAAGGCAGCATCACAAGAAATAGTGTGTGCAGTTAGCCAGGAGTGGAAGGATGAAAAGCATGGCATTCTTGCTGAAGGACAAAGTTATGCCAGCCTTGATGAAGAAG TACTGGGTTCACACCACCGGCCAGATCTAGTGCCAAGCACTCCGTCTCTCTTTGAAGCAGCTTCCTTGGCAACCAcactttcctcttcttccttgaATGCAGATGATCGCTGTCAACGTGATCAATCTACACTCTCTTCGAGCAG TAAAGGGTTACCTTCAAGTTCAACATTCACTTTGGGAGACAGTGCCATCTATTTGACTTCAGAACAGAGCACattggaaatggaaaatgatAATGCTTCAGTTTTGGATGTCTACTTA